Proteins encoded within one genomic window of Candidatus Omnitrophota bacterium:
- the phoR gene encoding phosphate regulon sensor histidine kinase PhoR, producing MVRLQRLLGYALLLATLILLLKAPFPLPVLLILWAGVALLWGVVMMRAGQASTPPPLPAATEAIQQQLRQLESQRQQAQAILDSMGEGVVALDREGQVLWLNGSAQRLLELTPDQAKGKRLTELLRHPELDDVVREALTQQRPASREIQTFGPREQAIRFQATPCEDQTAAAALVVVAQDVTEIRRLEGVRREFVANVSHELKTPLTSIKSLTETLLTGALEDAQNNRRFVTMIDQDATRLTRLIDDLLALSQIESKATPLNLQPVNLRVLIESLLPMFAQPMQERHITMEVLIPADAPQVQADSDRLRQVFVNLIDNAVKFNTPSGRVSIRAQISEEQIRILVEDTGAGIPEQDLPRIFERFYRVDKARSRELGGTGLGLAIVKHLVELHHGTVDVRSQPGQGSTFTVTLPLS from the coding sequence ATGGTTCGCCTCCAACGGCTGCTTGGCTATGCGCTGCTGCTCGCGACCCTCATCCTCCTTCTCAAAGCCCCGTTTCCGCTGCCCGTCCTGCTCATCCTGTGGGCGGGTGTCGCGCTCCTCTGGGGCGTGGTGATGATGCGGGCAGGGCAGGCAAGCACCCCACCTCCACTGCCGGCAGCCACCGAGGCGATCCAACAGCAGCTGCGGCAGCTCGAATCCCAGCGCCAGCAAGCGCAGGCGATCTTAGACAGCATGGGAGAGGGGGTGGTGGCACTCGATCGGGAAGGCCAGGTGTTGTGGCTGAATGGCTCTGCCCAGCGCCTCTTGGAGCTGACCCCTGATCAGGCGAAGGGCAAGCGGCTGACGGAGTTGCTCCGCCATCCTGAATTAGATGATGTGGTGAGAGAGGCCTTAACGCAGCAGCGGCCGGCCAGCCGCGAGATCCAAACGTTCGGCCCGCGCGAGCAAGCGATCCGATTCCAGGCCACCCCCTGCGAAGACCAGACCGCGGCGGCGGCCCTCGTGGTCGTGGCACAAGATGTCACCGAGATCCGTCGGTTGGAGGGTGTTCGGCGGGAGTTCGTGGCCAACGTGTCGCATGAGCTCAAAACTCCGCTGACCTCCATCAAGAGCCTGACCGAAACGCTGCTCACCGGCGCGTTGGAAGATGCGCAGAACAACCGGCGGTTCGTCACGATGATCGACCAAGATGCGACGCGGCTGACCCGCCTCATCGATGATTTGCTGGCGCTCTCGCAAATCGAATCCAAGGCCACACCGCTGAACCTCCAGCCGGTCAATCTCCGTGTGCTGATCGAATCGCTGCTGCCGATGTTCGCACAGCCGATGCAGGAGCGCCACATCACGATGGAGGTGTTGATTCCGGCGGATGCCCCGCAGGTGCAGGCGGATTCGGATCGCTTGCGGCAGGTGTTTGTGAACCTCATCGACAATGCGGTGAAATTCAACACGCCGAGCGGCCGCGTGTCGATTCGGGCGCAAATCTCCGAGGAGCAAATCCGCATCCTGGTCGAAGATACCGGTGCCGGCATCCCGGAGCAGGATCTGCCGAGAATTTTTGAGCGGTTCTACCGGGTCGATAAAGCCCGCTCGCGTGAGCTCGGCGGCACGGGGTTGGGACTTGCGATCGTCAAGCACTTGGTGGAATTGCACCACGGCACGGTCGACGTCCGCAGCCAGCCTGGGCAAGGCTCCACATTTACCGTGACACTTCCGCTTTCCTAA
- a CDS encoding response regulator — MAQPKILVVDDEKNIVEAITYNLQKAGFRTLTAADGKRAIELAQRELPDLITLDVMLPEHDGWEVCRLLRQDARTKRIPVIMLTVKGDETDKIVGLELGADDYMTKPFSPKELVARVKAILRRIKEPVAHEAAAIGELHVDFGRHVVRLKDKPVELTAKEFELLKALLEANGRVLSREFLLDRAWGLEQSLEIETRTVDVHVGQLRKKLKQEAKRLVTVKNAGYRFDR, encoded by the coding sequence ATGGCTCAACCGAAAATCCTGGTCGTTGACGATGAGAAAAACATCGTCGAGGCCATCACCTACAATTTGCAGAAAGCAGGCTTCAGGACGCTGACAGCGGCTGACGGCAAGCGCGCGATCGAGCTGGCCCAGCGGGAGCTGCCGGATCTGATCACCTTGGATGTGATGCTGCCGGAGCATGACGGCTGGGAGGTCTGCCGCCTGCTGCGGCAGGATGCGCGCACGAAACGCATTCCCGTGATCATGCTGACGGTCAAAGGCGATGAGACCGACAAAATCGTCGGCTTAGAGCTCGGAGCCGACGACTACATGACCAAGCCCTTCAGCCCCAAAGAGCTCGTGGCGCGCGTGAAGGCGATTCTCCGACGCATCAAGGAGCCGGTGGCTCATGAGGCGGCGGCGATCGGCGAGTTGCATGTGGATTTTGGCCGGCATGTCGTCCGGCTGAAAGACAAGCCCGTGGAGCTGACGGCGAAAGAGTTTGAGCTGCTCAAAGCCCTCCTTGAAGCGAACGGCCGCGTGCTGTCCCGCGAATTCCTGCTGGATCGCGCGTGGGGGCTGGAGCAATCCCTGGAAATCGAAACGCGCACGGTCGATGTCCACGTCGGCCAGCTCCGCAAGAAATTGAAACAGGAAGCCAAGCGTCTCGTCACCGTGAAAAACGCCGGCTACCGATTCGACCGCTGA
- a CDS encoding aconitate hydratase, with translation MITTDELGAITALYSALPAKAAWLRKRLGRPITLAEKILIAHAVDPERHEWKRGASYVTLQPDRVAMQDATAQMAILQFMQAKRDTVAVPTTVHCDHLIQARVGVADDMKYALEANQEVYDFLRSAAARYGMGFWEPGAGIIHQVVLEEYAFPGGLLIGTDSHTPNGGGLGMLAIGVGGSDAADVMAGLPWEVKHPKLIGVRLTGALSGWTSPKDVILKLCGILTTKGGTDAIIEFFGPGTASISATGKGTITNMGAEIGATTSVFPFDERMSAYLRATNRAGVAELAEQHAADLRADAQVHGDPKRFFDQIVEIDLATLEPHIVGPRRPDLARPISQLAKDVERHQYPPQIRAALIGSCTNSSYEDIGRAAAVAEQAKQAGLTSRIYFLITPGSDQIQNTIRRDGQLKALEEIGGTVLANACGPCIGQWKRDDVKPGESNSILTSFNRNFPGRNDGTMETLSFMGSPEIVTAMSLVGDLRFNPVTDPVTAPDGRTIMLQPPAAPELPSKGFAPGAAGFLPPKALTERNAVRVLIAPQSERLQALPPFPAWDGKDFDQLPMLLKVKGQCTTDHISPAGKWLRFRGHLDRISDNMFTAAENVFTNEAGTAIDQLDGRKKPMAQVARHYKAEGLGWAAVGDDNYGEGSSREHAAMSPRYLGCTLVIAKSFARLHLTNLKKQGILPCTFVNPTDWEHIKADDRISIHGLAQLAPNKLLQATLHHRDGSSRPLPLAHSMTEEQIRWFRAGAALNLLAS, from the coding sequence ATGATCACCACGGACGAACTGGGCGCCATCACGGCGCTCTACAGCGCCTTGCCGGCGAAGGCGGCGTGGCTGCGCAAGCGGCTGGGCCGGCCGATCACGCTGGCCGAAAAAATCCTCATCGCCCACGCGGTGGATCCGGAGCGGCACGAATGGAAACGGGGTGCGAGCTACGTCACGCTGCAGCCGGACCGGGTGGCCATGCAGGATGCCACAGCACAGATGGCCATCCTCCAGTTCATGCAGGCGAAGCGCGACACGGTGGCCGTGCCGACGACGGTGCACTGCGACCATCTCATCCAGGCCCGCGTCGGAGTCGCCGACGACATGAAATACGCCTTGGAAGCTAATCAAGAGGTCTACGATTTTTTGCGGAGTGCTGCTGCGCGCTACGGCATGGGATTCTGGGAGCCGGGGGCCGGCATCATCCACCAGGTGGTGCTCGAAGAGTACGCGTTTCCCGGCGGGCTGCTGATCGGCACCGATTCCCACACGCCCAACGGCGGCGGTCTGGGGATGCTCGCGATTGGCGTCGGAGGCTCGGACGCCGCCGATGTGATGGCCGGGCTGCCATGGGAAGTGAAGCATCCGAAACTGATCGGTGTGCGCTTAACCGGCGCGCTCTCCGGCTGGACCTCGCCCAAAGACGTGATCCTGAAGCTGTGCGGCATCCTCACGACCAAAGGCGGCACCGACGCCATCATCGAGTTTTTCGGGCCCGGCACCGCCTCGATCAGTGCCACCGGCAAAGGCACGATCACCAACATGGGCGCAGAAATTGGCGCGACCACCTCGGTGTTCCCCTTCGATGAGCGCATGAGCGCGTACCTGCGGGCGACGAACCGGGCCGGGGTTGCCGAGCTGGCAGAGCAGCACGCCGCCGATCTTCGCGCCGATGCGCAAGTCCACGGCGACCCCAAGCGGTTTTTTGACCAGATCGTCGAGATCGATCTCGCAACGCTTGAGCCGCACATTGTCGGGCCGCGGCGGCCGGATCTGGCCCGGCCGATTTCACAATTAGCCAAAGATGTGGAACGCCACCAGTATCCGCCGCAGATCCGCGCGGCCCTCATCGGCAGCTGCACCAATTCTTCCTATGAGGATATCGGCCGAGCGGCAGCTGTTGCCGAGCAAGCGAAGCAGGCCGGCTTAACATCGCGGATCTATTTTCTGATCACGCCGGGATCAGATCAGATCCAGAACACCATCCGCCGGGATGGGCAGTTGAAGGCGCTCGAAGAAATCGGGGGCACCGTCTTAGCCAACGCCTGCGGTCCGTGCATCGGCCAGTGGAAGCGGGATGATGTAAAGCCGGGCGAGAGCAATTCGATTCTGACCTCGTTCAACCGCAATTTTCCCGGCCGCAACGACGGCACGATGGAGACGCTGTCCTTCATGGGCAGCCCGGAGATCGTCACCGCGATGAGCCTGGTCGGTGATTTGCGATTCAATCCTGTCACGGATCCGGTGACGGCTCCTGATGGGCGCACGATCATGCTGCAGCCGCCGGCGGCTCCAGAACTGCCATCGAAAGGTTTTGCGCCGGGGGCGGCCGGTTTCTTGCCGCCAAAGGCATTAACGGAGCGGAACGCCGTGCGCGTGCTCATTGCGCCACAGAGCGAGCGGTTGCAGGCGCTTCCGCCGTTCCCCGCCTGGGATGGAAAAGATTTTGATCAGCTTCCCATGCTCCTGAAAGTCAAAGGGCAATGCACGACGGACCATATTTCCCCAGCCGGCAAATGGCTGCGATTTCGAGGGCATCTGGATCGGATCAGCGACAACATGTTCACGGCGGCGGAAAACGTCTTCACCAATGAAGCCGGCACGGCGATCGATCAGCTCGACGGGCGCAAGAAGCCGATGGCGCAGGTCGCGCGCCACTACAAGGCCGAGGGGCTGGGCTGGGCGGCGGTCGGCGATGACAACTACGGCGAGGGCTCCAGCCGCGAGCATGCGGCGATGTCGCCGCGGTATCTTGGCTGCACGCTCGTCATTGCGAAAAGTTTCGCCCGGCTGCATCTCACGAATCTGAAAAAACAAGGCATCTTGCCGTGCACCTTCGTCAATCCCACCGATTGGGAGCACATCAAAGCCGACGACCGCATCAGCATCCACGGGTTGGCACAGCTCGCACCCAATAAGCTGTTGCAGGCGACCCTGCATCATCGCGATGGCTCCAGCCGGCCGCTGCCCTTGGCGCATTCGATGACCGAGGAGCAGATCCGCTGGTTCCGCGCCGGCGCCGCCCTGAATCTCCTCGCAAGCTAA